The sequence GCGGCCTTTAGAATAAGTTGAGTGTGTGTTTCTACGCCAGCGAGCAGATCTGGCATCACAGCTTCTATGGGCAGTTGTGGCAATGGGAGAACCTTGTGGTGTAATGTTGGCAACATTGTACATAAAAACCTACCCGTCTAAATAAGTAATATGCACTTCAATCCGCCATTAGAGTCAGCGACTCTTATCAAACGCTATAAACGTTTTCTCACTGACATCAAACTTCCAGACGGCAGCGAGCGTACTATTCACTGTGCTAACACTGGAGCGATGACAGGGTGTGCTACCCCAGGTAACACCGTTTGGTACTCAACATCCGATAACGCAAAAAGAAAGTACCCAAACAGCTGGGAGATCTCAGAAACAGACAAAGGTCACCGTATTTGTGTAAATACTGCGCGAGCAAACCAGCTAGCGGTGGAAGCAATTGAAAATGGGACTATAGTTGAACTCTTAGGTTATAACGCGTTACGAACCGAAGTGAAGTATGGTAGCGAGAATAGTCGAATTGACATTCTGCTTGAAGATAACGAAAAGCCGCCTTGTTACATCGAAGTAAAAAGCGTCACTTTGCTCGACGAGCAACAAGTTTCAACTAAACAACAAGCGTCAACCGAAGGGCAAGGTTTTTTCCCTGATGCGGTCACCACCAGAGGTCAAAAACATCTGCGTGAACTCACAGAAATGGTCGA is a genomic window of Vibrio sp. ED004 containing:
- the sfsA gene encoding DNA/RNA nuclease SfsA — protein: MHFNPPLESATLIKRYKRFLTDIKLPDGSERTIHCANTGAMTGCATPGNTVWYSTSDNAKRKYPNSWEISETDKGHRICVNTARANQLAVEAIENGTIVELLGYNALRTEVKYGSENSRIDILLEDNEKPPCYIEVKSVTLLDEQQVSTKQQASTEGQGFFPDAVTTRGQKHLRELTEMVESGNRAVLLFTVLHSGIEKVSAAHHIDAKYSLLLKQAQDAGVEVLCYKAELSSTQIQLKQSVEFINN